A genomic segment from Blastopirellula marina encodes:
- the aroH gene encoding chorismate mutase, protein MMCRGVRGATTVTHNDRDEILEATRQLLALMIRQNGIDPKDVASAIFTVTSDLDAEFPALAARQIGWMDVPLICTHEISVPGSLPLCVRILLHWNTEKAQDAIHHVYVRDAVRLRPDLCQVPEIDWKELEHWIEKQMAGMK, encoded by the coding sequence ATGATGTGTCGTGGAGTTCGCGGGGCGACTACGGTTACTCACAACGATCGAGACGAGATCCTTGAAGCGACTCGACAGCTATTGGCCCTGATGATTCGACAGAATGGAATCGATCCGAAGGATGTAGCCAGCGCCATCTTTACGGTGACCAGCGATCTCGATGCTGAGTTTCCGGCTCTGGCGGCACGGCAGATTGGATGGATGGATGTTCCCCTGATCTGCACTCATGAAATTAGTGTTCCCGGCTCTTTACCATTATGTGTCCGGATTCTCTTGCACTGGAACACGGAAAAAGCTCAAGACGCAATCCATCATGTCTACGTGCGAGATGCCGTCCGACTGCGACCGGATTTGTGTCAGGTTCCCGAGATCGACTGGAAGGAACTTGAGCATTGGATTGAGAAGCAGATGGCAGGCATGAAGTAG
- a CDS encoding cysteine peptidase family C39 domain-containing protein, producing MQDVIAGYFIVGVISLGGFFATRAWTKGWSVFALNQFAVVVVAAVGLYTAFVWESLFLTELLPFSNLIILSNAYPLAAMVLAAIASNRLRDQGWRRVIPMSGLLGAGVWSLIYPLMGQAPECDMNWDSQGICYQTTNQTCTAACAATLLNYYDIPTTEEEMAELCLTRQGTSWKGFYRGLKLKTKDTHYRVRMDYLTADELAASRRPVVLRVGKQAWFGGGNAAGLPDGWKVGEIHSVVCLGQIQGYYVIADPNPDIGIEFWSKEELLKVWDGHSARLERDYEGPPFKDTRSGLDNIRVLARR from the coding sequence ATGCAGGATGTGATCGCGGGTTACTTCATTGTTGGTGTTATCAGCCTTGGCGGCTTCTTTGCCACAAGAGCCTGGACCAAGGGCTGGTCGGTATTCGCTCTGAATCAATTCGCGGTCGTTGTGGTTGCTGCCGTTGGGCTCTATACGGCATTCGTTTGGGAAAGTCTCTTCCTGACAGAGCTGTTGCCGTTCTCGAACTTGATCATTCTTAGTAACGCTTATCCATTGGCAGCGATGGTACTTGCAGCGATCGCATCCAACCGATTACGTGATCAGGGGTGGCGACGAGTCATTCCCATGAGCGGTCTGCTTGGAGCTGGTGTCTGGTCGTTGATCTATCCCTTAATGGGACAGGCACCAGAGTGTGATATGAACTGGGATTCCCAGGGTATTTGCTACCAGACGACGAACCAGACATGCACTGCAGCTTGTGCGGCCACGCTTCTGAACTACTACGACATTCCTACAACCGAAGAGGAGATGGCCGAGTTGTGTTTGACTCGGCAGGGAACGTCTTGGAAAGGGTTCTACCGAGGATTAAAGCTTAAAACGAAGGATACACACTACCGGGTGCGGATGGACTATCTCACCGCCGATGAACTGGCAGCCTCGCGCAGGCCGGTTGTACTGCGTGTTGGAAAGCAAGCCTGGTTTGGGGGTGGCAATGCCGCAGGTCTGCCAGACGGGTGGAAAGTGGGTGAGATTCACTCGGTTGTCTGTCTGGGGCAAATTCAAGGCTACTATGTCATTGCCGACCCTAACCCGGACATTGGCATCGAGTTCTGGAGCAAGGAAGAACTGCTAAAAGTCTGGGATGGCCATAGCGCTCGGCTTGAACGTGACTACGAAGGGCCACCGTTCAAAGACACGCGAAGTGGACTCGACAATATCCGAGTGCTTGCCAGGCGTTAA
- a CDS encoding 5-formyltetrahydrofolate cyclo-ligase: MNSLDKNDIRRQAIARRQQLGDAGRRSEVICSRLIAEFPIQEDSYWLVYVSVRDEVKTTRILEEVLANGHQVVVPYCLTNQELGLFLLTDPQQLERGAFGILEPIATLRAEQTVAPEMLDTIVVPGVAFDRHGNRIGYGKGYFDRLLTNLRSDCLKIGLAFDCQIFPEIPADAHDRPVDHLITESQSIRCSAKT; the protein is encoded by the coding sequence ATGAACTCACTAGACAAGAACGATATTCGCCGCCAGGCAATCGCACGACGTCAGCAACTAGGTGATGCTGGAAGGCGAAGCGAAGTCATTTGCAGCCGACTTATTGCCGAATTCCCGATTCAAGAAGACTCTTACTGGCTAGTCTATGTGAGCGTGCGCGACGAAGTCAAAACGACGCGCATCCTGGAAGAAGTGTTAGCCAACGGCCACCAGGTCGTGGTTCCCTATTGCCTGACAAACCAGGAACTGGGCCTCTTCCTACTCACCGATCCCCAGCAGCTTGAGCGGGGCGCATTTGGAATACTGGAACCAATCGCAACGCTGCGAGCGGAGCAAACCGTTGCCCCCGAGATGCTAGATACGATCGTAGTGCCTGGCGTTGCGTTCGACCGGCACGGCAACCGGATCGGCTATGGCAAAGGTTATTTCGATAGGTTGCTGACGAACTTGCGAAGCGATTGCCTGAAGATTGGCCTGGCGTTCGATTGCCAGATTTTCCCGGAGATCCCGGCCGATGCCCACGACCGGCCTGTCGACCATCTCATTACCGAATCGCAATCGATTCGCTGCTCCGCGAAAACTTAA
- a CDS encoding PVC-type heme-binding CxxCH protein yields the protein MLNLKSLNILSCSLLVLVLIGMGGLPLLAEVPEPEVPQLAPASDEGEKAISGYKVPEGFTMSLFAAEPMTANPVAFCLDDFGRVYVAETYRQGQGVEDNRNHNYWLVDDLSAQSVADRRAYILKHHPEAAQKYTQHDDRIRMLVDTDGDGKADNDTVFSAGYNDVVEGTGAGVLALNGSVYYTNIPHVWKLEDVDGDGVADEKKSLSEGYGVRFAFRGHDLHGLTLGPDGKIYFSIGDRGYNIEVNGAKLKDPGSGAVFRCNPDGSNLEVFCTGLRNPQELAFDDFGNLFTCDNNSDSGDQARWIYLVKDGHTGWNMAYQYLSDRGPWNREKLWHPHHEGQAAYIVPPIVNISDGPSGLVYYPGTGFGKQYDGTFFLCDFRGGPANSGIRTFRMEAKGAGYGLVDSAEFLWKCLVTDVDFGPDGAMYVSDWVDGWTGLNKGRIYRLTKDNPEDAKLIAEVKELLPSDFTAKSDDELKQLLGHADRRVRMKAQFALAAGGKLDVLKAVAADSDQSQFARLHAIWGIGQIAEGEAKISDRVKSVELLSTQLVKDKDPEVRAQVGRVLGELRVIYGLPELLEDENPRVQYFAMIGLGNAGPHGDPNQVIDRVAAILAKNADQDPVLRHGGIMAMAGMRSLQSLADLANHPSPSVRIAAVVALRRLESPTVVRFLTDGNELVVLEAVRAIHDLPMEAALPQAARLIDSGWKNDALLRRVLNANFRLGDQENAEALARFAARSDMPEAMRLEALSMLEAWDKPGQLDRVINFYRPLEERDNAVAKEALAGALPKLLTTDEAVRNKAAKLAASFGIKEVAPVLIGLATDSKQSAETRADAIAALVSVDADKAMPIVQEALKSDQPLVRAVARDQVAKLTPDAAAKTLAEGIASDSTIERQKALATLGSLKPDGAGEIVSATMDSLLAGKVPEDTRLDVIEAATAFKDSAEVSSLLEKYRLSLDPADPLAEYRVALAGGDFERGRKIFFEKTETSCVRCHRAMGTGGRVGPELDALGQTKTREYLLEAVVQPNAKIAEGFESILVLTVDGQTYSGVLKEETDEAVNLVDADGKLITIPQDDIEGRKSAKSPMPEDIFKHLSKSELRDLVEFLANLKKSGTAGHE from the coding sequence ATGTTGAACTTGAAAAGCTTGAACATTCTGTCCTGTTCTTTGTTGGTCCTGGTATTGATTGGTATGGGCGGCTTGCCGCTGCTGGCCGAAGTACCGGAGCCAGAAGTTCCTCAACTCGCTCCGGCCTCAGATGAAGGTGAAAAGGCGATCTCTGGGTACAAAGTTCCTGAAGGGTTCACGATGAGCCTTTTTGCGGCCGAACCGATGACTGCGAATCCCGTGGCATTTTGTCTCGATGATTTCGGTCGCGTCTATGTGGCGGAAACCTATCGGCAGGGTCAGGGGGTCGAGGACAACCGGAATCACAACTATTGGCTGGTCGACGATCTCTCCGCGCAATCGGTGGCCGATCGTCGCGCCTACATTCTGAAGCATCATCCTGAAGCGGCTCAGAAATATACCCAGCACGACGATCGCATTCGCATGTTGGTGGATACTGACGGCGACGGCAAAGCAGACAATGACACGGTCTTTTCGGCCGGCTACAACGACGTGGTGGAAGGAACCGGGGCTGGTGTGTTGGCGCTCAACGGCAGTGTTTACTACACCAACATTCCGCATGTGTGGAAGCTGGAAGACGTTGATGGAGATGGTGTTGCAGACGAAAAGAAGTCCCTTAGTGAAGGGTACGGCGTTCGCTTTGCGTTTCGCGGTCACGACTTGCACGGCCTGACTTTGGGCCCCGACGGCAAGATCTATTTCAGTATTGGTGACCGTGGGTACAACATCGAAGTCAATGGAGCGAAGCTCAAAGATCCAGGCTCGGGTGCCGTGTTCCGCTGTAATCCTGATGGATCGAACCTGGAGGTCTTCTGCACGGGGCTACGCAATCCTCAGGAACTTGCATTCGATGATTTCGGCAACCTGTTTACTTGCGACAACAACTCGGACAGTGGTGACCAGGCCCGATGGATTTATCTGGTTAAGGATGGGCACACGGGCTGGAACATGGCTTACCAGTATCTCAGTGATCGCGGACCGTGGAACCGAGAGAAACTGTGGCATCCACACCACGAGGGACAAGCCGCTTATATCGTTCCGCCGATCGTCAACATTTCGGACGGACCGAGCGGGCTGGTCTATTACCCCGGTACCGGTTTTGGCAAGCAGTACGATGGCACGTTCTTTCTCTGTGACTTCCGTGGTGGTCCGGCGAATAGCGGTATCCGAACATTCCGCATGGAAGCCAAGGGTGCTGGTTATGGCCTGGTTGACTCCGCGGAGTTCCTCTGGAAATGTCTGGTGACCGACGTCGATTTCGGCCCTGATGGTGCCATGTATGTTAGCGACTGGGTCGATGGATGGACCGGGTTGAATAAGGGACGTATCTATCGCCTGACCAAAGACAATCCGGAAGACGCAAAGCTGATCGCCGAAGTGAAAGAGCTCTTGCCGAGTGACTTCACGGCCAAGTCGGATGACGAACTGAAGCAACTGCTGGGCCATGCCGATCGCCGCGTGCGGATGAAAGCACAGTTCGCACTAGCCGCTGGCGGCAAGCTTGATGTACTGAAGGCGGTCGCTGCTGATAGTGATCAATCGCAGTTTGCCCGTCTACATGCCATTTGGGGCATCGGACAAATTGCGGAAGGGGAAGCTAAGATCTCCGATCGCGTGAAATCGGTGGAACTGCTCTCGACGCAATTGGTGAAAGACAAAGACCCTGAAGTCCGGGCACAAGTTGGCCGAGTCCTGGGAGAGCTACGCGTGATCTATGGGCTTCCAGAATTACTGGAAGATGAGAACCCACGAGTTCAATACTTCGCCATGATCGGACTGGGCAATGCCGGACCGCATGGTGATCCGAATCAGGTAATCGATCGTGTCGCCGCGATTTTGGCTAAGAATGCGGATCAAGATCCAGTTTTGCGTCATGGCGGTATTATGGCGATGGCTGGCATGCGAAGTCTTCAGTCACTGGCTGATTTGGCCAATCATCCATCTCCCAGTGTTCGTATCGCAGCCGTGGTCGCTTTGCGGAGACTTGAGAGTCCGACCGTCGTGCGTTTCTTGACCGATGGGAATGAATTAGTCGTTCTGGAAGCGGTACGTGCGATTCACGATCTGCCGATGGAAGCCGCATTGCCACAGGCCGCTCGGTTGATTGATTCAGGCTGGAAGAACGATGCCCTGCTTCGCCGTGTGCTCAATGCGAACTTCCGCCTGGGTGACCAGGAGAACGCCGAAGCACTGGCTCGCTTCGCCGCTAGAAGTGACATGCCAGAGGCGATGCGATTGGAAGCGTTATCGATGCTGGAAGCCTGGGATAAGCCAGGTCAGCTAGATCGTGTGATCAACTTCTATCGCCCGCTGGAAGAACGGGACAATGCAGTTGCCAAAGAGGCTCTGGCCGGGGCTTTACCAAAACTATTGACCACTGACGAGGCGGTTCGCAACAAGGCGGCCAAGCTGGCTGCTTCATTCGGAATTAAAGAGGTTGCACCGGTGCTGATTGGTTTGGCCACCGATTCCAAGCAATCTGCCGAAACGAGAGCCGATGCGATCGCTGCGTTGGTCAGTGTCGATGCCGACAAGGCCATGCCGATTGTGCAAGAAGCCCTGAAGTCGGATCAGCCATTGGTCCGTGCCGTAGCACGCGATCAAGTGGCGAAGCTTACTCCGGATGCCGCGGCCAAGACGCTGGCGGAGGGAATTGCTTCGGATTCGACGATCGAACGTCAAAAGGCTTTGGCAACCTTGGGCAGCTTGAAGCCCGACGGTGCCGGGGAAATTGTTTCGGCCACGATGGATAGCCTGCTAGCCGGTAAGGTGCCTGAGGACACACGCCTGGATGTGATCGAAGCGGCAACTGCATTCAAAGACTCGGCAGAGGTTTCGTCGCTGCTCGAGAAGTACCGCTTGTCGCTGGATCCTGCTGATCCGCTGGCCGAATACCGTGTGGCACTTGCTGGTGGTGACTTCGAGCGAGGTCGCAAGATCTTCTTCGAGAAGACGGAAACGTCTTGCGTTCGCTGTCACCGTGCGATGGGAACCGGCGGCCGGGTTGGTCCGGAGTTGGATGCTTTGGGGCAGACGAAGACGCGTGAGTACCTCCTTGAAGCGGTCGTTCAGCCGAATGCCAAGATTGCCGAAGGTTTTGAGTCGATCCTGGTTCTGACGGTCGATGGTCAAACTTACTCAGGCGTTCTGAAAGAAGAAACGGACGAGGCCGTCAACCTGGTCGATGCCGACGGAAAGTTGATTACGATTCCTCAAGATGATATCGAGGGACGCAAGAGTGCCAAGAGTCCGATGCCTGAAGATATCTTCAAGCATCTGTCGAAGTCCGAACTGCGTGACCTGGTCGAGTTCCTGGCAAATCTCAAGAAGTCGGGGACAGCAGGTCACGAGTAA
- a CDS encoding alpha/beta hydrolase family esterase, producing MFRNRRWLVLLCLVGVIGWLLWNGNNFQAAEIPSPPTPGQYEIALESDGYTRTALVHIPKGYNDQMPPPLVIAMHGAGGDAESILDHDNWAKLADEKGFVVIAPNGLPARPRLPSNFLANPQLWNSGQLREGSPRSKIDDVAFISTLLDDLMKKVPFDKSRVFATGHSNGGGMTFRLGAEMADRLAAIGTVAGMVAVEDPKPTKPLPTLFIFGTADPVLPLDGGESSLPWGTRTTPPVVDLMKKWAQAIHCETDPTTILDDEEIKKVRYPSRNRGPELTVLYLKGHGHQWPGASRNLPPRLIGPITSKLDATAELWKFFENSTK from the coding sequence ATGTTTCGTAATCGCCGCTGGCTCGTGCTGCTTTGCCTGGTTGGAGTGATTGGCTGGCTGCTCTGGAATGGCAATAACTTCCAAGCAGCCGAGATTCCGTCTCCACCCACACCAGGTCAGTACGAAATCGCTCTTGAGTCCGACGGATACACGCGGACGGCGTTGGTTCACATCCCCAAGGGGTACAACGACCAAATGCCTCCTCCTTTGGTTATTGCCATGCATGGAGCAGGGGGTGATGCCGAGTCGATCTTAGATCACGACAACTGGGCAAAACTGGCCGACGAAAAGGGTTTTGTCGTCATCGCACCCAACGGCCTGCCGGCCAGGCCACGGCTACCGAGCAACTTTCTAGCCAATCCACAGCTATGGAACTCCGGCCAACTTCGCGAAGGCTCACCGAGGTCCAAGATCGACGACGTGGCATTCATAAGCACCCTGCTAGACGACCTTATGAAAAAGGTTCCTTTCGACAAGAGCCGCGTCTTCGCCACCGGGCACAGCAACGGGGGCGGCATGACATTTCGCCTAGGTGCCGAGATGGCCGATCGCCTCGCTGCCATCGGTACGGTTGCCGGCATGGTCGCCGTGGAAGATCCGAAACCAACCAAACCGCTACCAACACTCTTCATCTTCGGAACGGCAGATCCTGTGCTACCACTGGATGGCGGAGAATCATCACTTCCCTGGGGCACGCGTACGACACCCCCAGTTGTCGATCTCATGAAGAAATGGGCCCAGGCGATTCACTGCGAGACGGATCCAACGACCATCTTGGATGACGAAGAAATCAAAAAGGTTCGCTACCCTTCCCGAAACCGAGGGCCTGAGCTAACGGTCCTTTATCTCAAAGGGCACGGACATCAATGGCCAGGTGCCAGCCGCAACCTACCACCTCGCTTGATTGGCCCCATCACCAGCAAGCTCGACGCCACTGCCGAGCTGTGGAAGTTCTTCGAGAACAGTACGAAATGA
- a CDS encoding SDR family NAD(P)-dependent oxidoreductase, with protein sequence MDLQLKNKNALVTGSTKGIGYAIAQVLAQEGANVIVNGRSEESTQAAAQSIGHGARGIAADVSTAQGCSELLDKAGQIDILVNNAGIFEPKDFTEIPDEDWERFYQVNVMSGVRLTRGVLPGMLARNWGRVLFVSSESGVQIPSEMIHYGMTKAANISLVNGIARLTKGTHVTVNAILPGPTASEGVSQFVGELAQEANQSKEEFEKDFFKSARPTSLIQRFAEVEEVANTTAYYCSPLSSATNGAAIRVDGGVILET encoded by the coding sequence ATGGATCTTCAACTGAAGAACAAGAATGCTCTGGTTACCGGTTCAACCAAAGGAATTGGCTACGCAATTGCTCAAGTACTCGCCCAAGAAGGAGCGAACGTCATCGTGAATGGACGCAGCGAAGAATCCACCCAGGCCGCGGCCCAGTCAATCGGGCACGGCGCACGGGGCATTGCCGCTGACGTATCCACGGCCCAGGGATGCAGCGAACTGCTCGATAAGGCGGGGCAAATTGACATTCTGGTGAACAACGCTGGAATCTTTGAACCCAAAGACTTCACTGAGATTCCCGACGAGGATTGGGAGCGGTTCTACCAGGTAAACGTGATGTCAGGCGTACGCTTGACACGCGGCGTTCTACCTGGCATGCTCGCCCGAAATTGGGGACGAGTTCTGTTTGTCTCCAGTGAAAGTGGTGTCCAGATTCCCTCCGAGATGATTCACTACGGCATGACCAAGGCGGCGAACATCTCTCTGGTCAACGGGATCGCTCGACTCACCAAAGGCACTCATGTTACCGTGAACGCGATCCTGCCGGGGCCGACAGCCTCGGAAGGAGTTTCTCAGTTCGTGGGAGAACTGGCCCAGGAAGCGAACCAATCGAAAGAAGAATTCGAGAAGGACTTCTTCAAAAGTGCCCGGCCGACTTCGCTCATTCAACGATTTGCCGAAGTCGAAGAGGTTGCTAACACGACGGCCTATTACTGCTCTCCCCTTTCCAGTGCTACCAACGGTGCCGCCATTCGAGTCGATGGTGGCGTCATCCTGGAAACATAA
- a CDS encoding efflux RND transporter permease subunit yields MKSLVRWAISNTPAMNILMVAAILVGFVSLSRMHRETFPDFDLDIILVQVPYPGAAPQEVEEGVCQKIEEAVRSLDGIKKVTSVAAEGVGSVVIELHSSVLNPDRVLDEVRSEIDRIPSFPEEAEDAEVRRVTTRRPAIRVGVIGPEFDSEEAQLQLRAVAERVRDELLQLDGVSQVDFINNREYQIDVEIDESVLRSHGLTLDSVAEIIRRENRELPAGTIRGESQEVLLRGNNRRTTGDAIAKLPVITQLDGAVLKISDLGTVRDELADTTSRAYIQGKPAMALTISRSSDEDLLKMVDAVKKYVAEKELPSGYEMLTWSDQSVEVRGRLNLLIENAIYGLIIVFVLLILFLDLELAIWVSMGIPFSLFAAGIYLFAVGETMNMISMFGFLMALGIVVDDAIVVGENIYSHRLMGKTLMDSAVDGTSEVMSSVSSSTATTVMAFMPLLFVSGVMGKFMAVMPMAIIAILIASLFECLTILPCHLAHKNDGFMKFLGWALFIFAWMLPIVHWASDTTTKILEWFIENIYQPCLYWALHNRIIVCGAGVASILVTFAIVRSGITPIEFFPKLDGNTVQAQVTFPDGTPERVTQHWTKRIEDAFWAINERLSPEGESLGQVSFRTVGSQVSNGGPPGANASEASGSHVGSVEIELQDTEQREISSMDIVAAWREELGPIPGAESLTIASQAMGPGATPIEFRLLADGNHMDQLEEAIEKTKAHMETYSGLIDIADDSIPGKWEYRFRIKPDAQALGVRTADLAETVRAAFYGQEVMRVQRGRHEVKIMVRYPHEDRHRLASFNDIRIRLNDGIERPITELAEVDIVRGYSEINRVKQKRSIKITADVDPEHGNEVEIVAGIKADFIPKLLKEYPGISVSWEGQNEQRQESMGSLFNGFIVALVAMFMLLAFEFKSYFQPLLILAIIPFGAIGAIAGHAMMGIPLTFFSMFGLVALTGIVVNDSIVLVDFINQRVHAGMPLKQALLEAGTRRFRPVLLTTITTVGGLSPLLMETSLQAQLLIPMATSIAFGEIFATVLVLFLVPVGYSIKVSFIEFFAPGSILSEENHHSEAAPQPVHAFTSPGKLEESSIGTSH; encoded by the coding sequence ATGAAATCACTCGTTCGCTGGGCGATTTCCAATACGCCCGCCATGAATATCTTGATGGTCGCCGCGATCCTGGTTGGCTTCGTGTCCCTTTCTCGGATGCATCGCGAGACCTTCCCCGATTTCGACCTCGACATCATCCTCGTTCAGGTCCCCTACCCAGGAGCTGCGCCTCAGGAAGTCGAAGAAGGGGTTTGCCAGAAGATCGAAGAAGCGGTGCGTTCTCTTGATGGCATCAAGAAAGTCACTTCCGTTGCCGCCGAAGGGGTGGGCAGCGTCGTTATCGAATTGCATTCTTCGGTCTTGAACCCTGATCGCGTCCTCGACGAAGTCCGCTCGGAGATCGATCGTATTCCGAGCTTTCCGGAAGAAGCCGAAGACGCCGAAGTGCGCCGCGTTACCACGCGGCGTCCGGCCATTCGTGTAGGTGTGATTGGCCCTGAGTTCGACTCAGAAGAAGCCCAACTGCAATTGCGTGCGGTCGCCGAAAGGGTTCGCGATGAATTACTTCAGTTGGACGGTGTCTCTCAAGTCGACTTCATCAACAACCGAGAATACCAGATCGATGTCGAGATCGACGAATCGGTTCTACGATCGCATGGCCTGACTCTGGACAGCGTGGCCGAGATCATCCGCCGAGAAAACCGCGAACTTCCAGCTGGTACCATTCGCGGCGAGTCGCAGGAAGTTTTACTTCGGGGCAACAATCGCCGCACGACTGGGGACGCCATCGCCAAGCTTCCGGTGATTACCCAGCTGGATGGTGCCGTCCTGAAAATTTCCGATTTAGGAACGGTCCGTGATGAACTAGCCGACACGACCTCTCGCGCTTATATCCAAGGCAAGCCAGCGATGGCCTTGACCATCTCGCGTAGCTCTGACGAAGACCTGTTGAAGATGGTCGACGCAGTCAAAAAGTATGTTGCCGAGAAAGAACTGCCTAGCGGCTACGAAATGCTGACGTGGAGCGACCAGTCGGTCGAAGTCCGCGGCCGATTGAACTTGCTGATCGAGAACGCGATCTATGGCTTGATTATCGTCTTCGTGCTTTTGATCCTGTTCCTCGATCTCGAGTTGGCTATCTGGGTTTCCATGGGGATTCCGTTCTCCCTCTTTGCCGCAGGCATCTATCTGTTCGCCGTAGGGGAAACGATGAACATGATCTCCATGTTCGGCTTCCTGATGGCCTTGGGTATTGTCGTGGACGACGCGATTGTCGTGGGAGAAAACATTTACTCCCATCGACTCATGGGCAAGACACTTATGGATTCGGCTGTTGACGGCACGTCAGAAGTGATGAGCTCTGTTTCGTCTTCGACCGCCACCACGGTCATGGCGTTCATGCCGTTGCTGTTTGTCAGTGGTGTGATGGGCAAGTTCATGGCCGTGATGCCGATGGCGATTATCGCAATCTTGATTGCCTCGCTGTTTGAGTGCTTAACGATCTTGCCATGCCACCTGGCTCACAAGAACGACGGCTTCATGAAGTTCTTGGGCTGGGCGCTTTTTATCTTCGCGTGGATGCTTCCGATCGTTCACTGGGCCAGCGATACGACCACTAAGATTTTGGAATGGTTCATCGAGAACATTTATCAGCCCTGCCTGTACTGGGCTCTGCATAACCGAATCATCGTATGCGGGGCAGGCGTGGCGTCGATCCTGGTTACCTTTGCGATCGTACGTTCCGGCATTACACCGATCGAGTTTTTCCCGAAGCTCGACGGCAACACGGTCCAGGCGCAAGTTACGTTCCCAGACGGCACGCCCGAGCGTGTCACACAGCATTGGACTAAACGTATCGAAGACGCCTTCTGGGCGATCAACGAGCGGCTTTCTCCAGAAGGGGAGAGCCTGGGGCAGGTATCATTTCGCACGGTCGGCTCGCAAGTTTCCAATGGTGGCCCTCCTGGGGCCAATGCCAGCGAGGCCAGCGGCAGCCATGTCGGAAGTGTCGAGATCGAACTGCAAGATACCGAGCAGCGTGAAATCAGCAGCATGGATATCGTAGCGGCGTGGCGAGAAGAATTGGGACCAATACCTGGTGCCGAGTCATTAACGATTGCCTCGCAAGCGATGGGCCCTGGCGCGACACCGATTGAATTCCGCCTGCTGGCCGATGGCAATCATATGGATCAACTGGAGGAAGCGATCGAAAAGACCAAGGCCCACATGGAAACCTACTCCGGCCTGATCGATATCGCCGATGACTCGATCCCAGGCAAATGGGAATATCGTTTCCGTATCAAGCCAGACGCTCAGGCTTTAGGCGTACGCACCGCCGACCTTGCCGAAACCGTCCGGGCCGCGTTTTACGGACAGGAAGTGATGCGCGTGCAGCGAGGACGCCATGAAGTCAAAATCATGGTGCGATACCCGCACGAAGATCGCCATCGCCTGGCGTCGTTCAACGACATTCGCATCCGCCTGAACGACGGCATCGAGCGTCCCATCACGGAACTCGCGGAAGTCGACATCGTCCGTGGCTACTCCGAGATTAATCGCGTCAAGCAAAAGCGTTCGATCAAAATCACTGCAGACGTCGATCCCGAGCACGGCAACGAAGTCGAGATCGTTGCCGGCATCAAAGCAGATTTTATCCCGAAGCTTCTGAAAGAATATCCTGGCATCAGTGTCTCTTGGGAAGGACAAAATGAACAGCGTCAGGAGTCGATGGGCAGCCTGTTCAATGGCTTTATTGTCGCGTTGGTCGCCATGTTTATGCTGCTAGCCTTTGAATTCAAATCGTACTTTCAGCCCCTTTTGATTTTGGCCATCATTCCTTTTGGAGCCATCGGTGCGATTGCCGGGCATGCGATGATGGGCATACCCCTTACATTCTTCAGCATGTTCGGCCTGGTGGCTCTCACCGGGATCGTCGTGAACGACTCGATCGTGCTGGTAGACTTCATCAATCAACGCGTGCACGCCGGCATGCCGCTAAAGCAGGCACTGCTGGAAGCGGGCACACGACGATTCCGTCCTGTGCTTCTAACCACGATCACAACTGTGGGAGGGCTCTCACCACTGTTGATGGAGACTTCACTTCAAGCACAGCTTCTGATCCCAATGGCGACGAGTATTGCATTTGGGGAAATCTTCGCGACCGTCCTGGTGCTCTTCCTGGTTCCAGTCGGTTACTCCATCAAGGTCAGCTTTATCGAGTTCTTCGCTCCTGGTTCCATCCTCAGCGAAGAGAACCATCACAGCGAAGCTGCCCCTCAGCCAGTTCATGCGTTTACTTCGCCTGGCAAACTCGAAGAGTCTTCGATCGGTACGTCACACTAG